In a single window of the Shumkonia mesophila genome:
- a CDS encoding FitA-like ribbon-helix-helix domain-containing protein, translating to MSVVTVRNLPEETHRALKLRAARHGRSTEAEIREILEEAVRPKTRLKIGSALATFGQRFGGLDLDVARDQTPTEPAVFE from the coding sequence ATGTCCGTTGTCACGGTTCGCAATCTTCCCGAGGAAACCCATCGCGCGCTCAAGCTGCGCGCCGCCCGGCATGGACGCAGTACCGAAGCCGAGATCCGGGAGATTCTGGAAGAGGCGGTCCGCCCGAAGACGCGACTCAAGATTGGATCGGCGCTCGCCACCTTTGGACAACGTTTCGGGGGTCTTGATCTGGACGTCGCTCGTGATCAAACGCCGACCGAGCCGGCGGTATTTGAATGA
- a CDS encoding alpha/beta fold hydrolase, which translates to MWAYWLGAIPVTVEEILKACPRQRVTALSRGALSYRTAGQGPAVVFLHGLAGNSLSWARQFPALAARYRIVAWDAPGFGLSDAVEPDVEVFADVLRELLDHLGCGPAAVAGHSMGGVVAARLAAGHPDKVARLVLSCSHAGYGESADSPMQPRVEQRVRELASVGAAEYGLIRARGLFPAGFADKEAMGVAAGVAAEARPEGIRSSTRMLQLADNRSVLPRLEMPVLVITGERDPVVKPHLRDELRALTPQARHIEMPGAGHAPYLEYPAAYNAILDEFLSPG; encoded by the coding sequence ATGTGGGCCTATTGGCTGGGAGCGATACCGGTGACCGTGGAAGAAATCCTGAAGGCTTGTCCCCGGCAGCGGGTTACCGCGCTCTCGCGCGGGGCGCTTTCCTACCGAACCGCCGGGCAGGGGCCAGCCGTGGTGTTTCTGCACGGGCTGGCGGGTAATTCGCTGAGTTGGGCACGCCAGTTTCCGGCGCTCGCGGCGCGCTATCGTATCGTCGCCTGGGACGCGCCCGGCTTCGGTCTTTCCGACGCTGTGGAGCCGGACGTCGAGGTTTTCGCCGACGTCCTGCGCGAACTGTTGGACCACCTGGGTTGCGGCCCGGCGGCCGTGGCCGGTCATTCGATGGGCGGCGTGGTGGCGGCGCGACTGGCGGCCGGGCATCCCGACAAGGTGGCGCGGCTTGTCCTGTCGTGTTCCCACGCCGGGTATGGGGAATCCGCCGACAGCCCGATGCAGCCGCGCGTCGAGCAGCGGGTGCGGGAACTGGCGAGCGTCGGCGCCGCCGAATACGGGCTCATCCGGGCCCGCGGGCTGTTCCCGGCCGGTTTCGCCGACAAGGAGGCGATGGGTGTGGCCGCCGGCGTTGCCGCCGAGGCCCGGCCCGAGGGCATCCGCTCCTCCACACGAATGTTGCAGTTGGCGGATAACCGCTCCGTTCTGCCCCGCCTGGAAATGCCGGTTCTGGTGATCACCGGCGAGCGCGATCCGGTCGTCAAGCCCCACCTGCGCGACGAGCTTCGCGCTCTGACGCCGCAGGCCCGGCACATCGAGATGCCGGGCGCCGGACATGCGCCTTACCTGGAATATCCCGCCGCCTACAACGCCATCCTCGACGAATTCCTGAGCCCAGGCTGA
- a CDS encoding trypco2 family protein, which yields MITLKEFVKDTLTQIVDAAGEFSSDRGSVGGTTNPQVETVKTENWSENGLLFCRFNGKQAIYATVIEFDVALAVEETRTKKGEGGIKVSVLNAGGGLEDRRNSSSSNRIRFKLPLEIFGDQTALMG from the coding sequence ATGATCACGCTTAAGGAATTCGTGAAGGACACCCTGACGCAGATCGTTGATGCTGCGGGGGAATTTTCGTCGGACAGAGGATCGGTGGGAGGCACGACCAACCCTCAAGTCGAAACGGTTAAGACCGAAAATTGGTCGGAGAACGGGCTCCTGTTTTGTCGTTTCAATGGGAAGCAGGCTATCTACGCGACTGTTATAGAGTTCGACGTTGCATTGGCTGTCGAGGAAACACGGACCAAGAAAGGCGAGGGGGGAATTAAAGTCTCTGTGTTGAATGCGGGAGGTGGACTTGAAGATCGAAGAAACAGTTCTTCCTCCAATAGGATACGTTTTAAGCTGCCGCTCGAAATTTTCGGGGATCAAACCGCGTTGATGGGATAG
- a CDS encoding inositol monophosphatase family protein yields the protein MNRSVSAYSPGSSGNRPASRHPDFAAVTAILRETAAIEVMPRFRRLAAGDVREKGPGDLVTVADVASERRLTAALMALVPESVVVGEEGVDADPSVLDLLAGPAPVWVVDPVDGTGNFAAGRECFAMIVAYVEGGETVAGWIYDPVHDVTIHGAVGEGAWCDGVRLAVAPAKPLAETIGSAPSRVRKRVAERGAAEGIEVPGHLLQYRCAGREYMDMAQGGLDFARYGRRLKPWDHAAGVLLHREAGGFSAVDEAGRPYSPRDGIVEGSLLVAADAAMWEVLAGLLIPSA from the coding sequence TTGAATCGATCAGTCAGTGCCTATTCTCCCGGATCGTCCGGAAACCGACCGGCGAGCCGCCATCCCGATTTCGCCGCCGTCACCGCCATCCTGCGCGAAACCGCCGCCATCGAGGTCATGCCGCGGTTCCGCCGTCTCGCCGCCGGCGACGTGCGCGAGAAGGGGCCGGGCGACTTGGTGACGGTCGCCGATGTCGCCTCCGAACGCCGGCTCACTGCCGCGCTCATGGCGCTGGTGCCCGAGAGCGTGGTGGTCGGCGAGGAGGGGGTGGACGCCGATCCGTCCGTCCTCGATTTGCTGGCCGGGCCGGCGCCGGTGTGGGTGGTCGACCCCGTCGACGGCACCGGCAATTTTGCGGCCGGGCGCGAGTGCTTTGCCATGATCGTCGCCTACGTCGAGGGCGGCGAAACGGTGGCCGGCTGGATTTACGACCCGGTCCACGACGTCACCATCCACGGCGCGGTGGGCGAGGGGGCGTGGTGCGACGGCGTCCGCCTGGCGGTGGCCCCGGCCAAGCCGCTGGCCGAAACCATTGGCTCGGCGCCCAGCCGGGTGCGCAAGCGGGTGGCTGAGCGGGGCGCCGCCGAGGGCATCGAGGTGCCCGGCCATCTGTTGCAGTATCGCTGCGCGGGGCGCGAATACATGGACATGGCACAGGGCGGCCTGGATTTTGCCCGCTACGGCCGACGCCTCAAGCCCTGGGATCATGCTGCTGGCGTATTGCTGCACCGCGAGGCCGGCGGCTTTAGCGCCGTCGACGAGGCGGGGCGGCCCTACAGCCCGCGGGACGGCATCGTCGAGGGATCGCTGCTGGTGGCGGCCGACGCGGCGATGTGGGAGGTCCTGGCCGGCCTGCTGATCCCATCGGCCTAG
- the dcuC gene encoding C4-dicarboxylate transporter DcuC — MTGFLIGVAVTAIVAWLIVKKYQPHAVLLIAGLFLLAATAVLFPETSILYGKTKSTGWVGFDVFNYVKESMGVQAAGLGMIIMAAGGFAKYMDHIGATDAMVEVCIGPLKLLKAPYVVLALGYAVGQVLNIFIPSAAGLAMLLLVTFYPTLVRLGVSRAAAAAMIGTTSVLDLGPASGTANLAAKTAGLDPAIYFVQYQIPVAVVTVIVISILTYVTARYFDRKDGHIVTMEATGKTGASGQLKKVPAIYSILPMVPLTLILVFSKLLVDSIKMDVVTAMIIGMLLALLCEAVRTRDMREVLKGMMAFFDGMGRMFGRIVTLIICAETFAAGLKVIGAVDFMISAVHEGGLGITVMTLLMCAMVSATAIITGSGVAAFFSFASLTPTIAAKFGVGAVAMLLPMQLVAGLARSMSPVAGVIIAVSDAGQCSPFEIVRRTVIPVGGGLIAVILYSVIFV, encoded by the coding sequence ATGACAGGGTTCCTGATCGGCGTGGCCGTCACGGCCATCGTCGCATGGCTGATCGTCAAGAAGTACCAGCCCCATGCGGTCCTGCTGATCGCCGGGCTGTTTCTATTGGCCGCAACAGCCGTTCTGTTTCCCGAAACATCCATCCTTTATGGCAAGACCAAGTCGACCGGCTGGGTGGGCTTCGACGTCTTCAATTACGTCAAGGAATCGATGGGCGTGCAGGCGGCCGGCCTCGGCATGATCATCATGGCGGCCGGCGGCTTCGCCAAATACATGGACCACATCGGGGCCACCGACGCCATGGTCGAGGTGTGCATCGGCCCCCTCAAGCTTCTCAAGGCACCGTATGTGGTGCTGGCGCTGGGCTATGCGGTGGGGCAAGTTCTCAACATCTTCATTCCCAGCGCGGCCGGTCTCGCCATGCTGCTGCTGGTCACGTTCTATCCGACTCTCGTTCGGCTTGGTGTCAGCCGGGCGGCGGCGGCGGCGATGATCGGCACGACCTCCGTGCTCGACCTTGGCCCGGCATCCGGCACCGCCAACCTGGCGGCCAAGACAGCCGGCCTCGATCCCGCCATCTATTTCGTCCAGTACCAGATCCCGGTGGCGGTCGTGACCGTGATCGTCATTTCCATCCTGACCTATGTGACCGCCCGCTATTTCGACCGCAAGGATGGCCACATCGTAACCATGGAGGCCACCGGTAAAACGGGGGCCAGCGGTCAACTCAAGAAGGTGCCCGCCATCTACTCGATCCTGCCGATGGTACCGCTCACCCTGATCCTGGTCTTCAGCAAGCTGCTGGTGGACAGCATCAAGATGGACGTGGTGACCGCAATGATCATCGGCATGCTGTTGGCTTTGTTGTGCGAAGCCGTTCGGACCCGCGATATGCGCGAGGTGCTTAAGGGCATGATGGCCTTCTTCGATGGGATGGGGCGGATGTTCGGGCGGATCGTGACCCTGATCATCTGCGCCGAAACTTTCGCGGCCGGCCTCAAGGTCATCGGTGCGGTCGACTTCATGATTTCGGCAGTCCACGAGGGTGGGTTGGGTATTACCGTGATGACCCTTCTGATGTGTGCCATGGTGTCGGCCACCGCCATCATCACCGGCTCGGGTGTCGCCGCGTTTTTCTCCTTCGCCAGCCTGACGCCGACCATCGCGGCGAAGTTCGGAGTGGGGGCGGTCGCCATGCTGCTGCCCATGCAGCTTGTCGCCGGCTTGGCGCGTTCGATGTCGCCGGTGGCCGGCGTCATCATCGCCGTCAGCGATGCCGGGCAGTGCTCGCCCTTCGAGATCGTCCGGCGCACGGTCATCCCGGTCGGCGGCGGGTTGATCGCCGTGATCCTCTACAGCGTCATTTTCGTTTGA
- a CDS encoding cold-shock protein, with translation MTTGTVKWFNPTKGFGFIEPDDGGRDAFVHISAVEKAGLTGLFEGQKVEYELVPGRDGRAAADNLKVIE, from the coding sequence ATGACTACCGGTACAGTCAAATGGTTCAATCCCACCAAGGGGTTTGGCTTCATCGAGCCCGACGACGGCGGGCGTGATGCGTTCGTTCACATTTCGGCCGTAGAGAAAGCCGGTCTGACCGGCCTGTTCGAGGGACAGAAGGTCGAATACGAGTTGGTTCCGGGTCGCGACGGTCGCGCGGCGGCGGACAATCTCAAAGTGATCGAATAG
- a CDS encoding LysR family transcriptional regulator yields MNIKALRAFRAVVTEGSVVGASRAMNLSQPAVSRLLALLEAELRLTLFHRLRRRMILTEEGRAFVREAGRILANLDEIPRIADEIRSSRVKRLRVVTMPRAALGVVCPAVANLAREHPDVEISLDLRTRRDLELWIGGKEYDVGFGNVPVLHSSVRSIPLVRVRLELLLPVGHPLCNRERLTVEDLAGEAVIAQFPGLLLRKQMDELFHASEMHISYRLQTSSSQMASHLVANGAGVTLIDRLSAATLDPREVVLRPLDPERWVSFGVILPKNDETEPLTDLMIEYLRREIDDQLVPGVVERPRDSRAVTAGDD; encoded by the coding sequence ATGAACATCAAGGCCCTGCGCGCCTTCCGGGCGGTCGTCACCGAGGGATCGGTGGTCGGCGCCTCGCGTGCCATGAACCTCAGCCAGCCGGCGGTCAGCCGCCTGCTGGCCTTGCTTGAGGCGGAGCTTCGGCTGACGCTTTTTCACCGGCTGCGGCGGCGCATGATCCTGACCGAGGAAGGCCGCGCCTTCGTGCGCGAGGCTGGGCGCATTCTCGCCAATCTCGACGAGATTCCGCGCATCGCCGACGAGATCCGCTCCAGCCGAGTCAAGCGCCTGCGTGTGGTAACCATGCCGCGCGCCGCGCTGGGCGTTGTCTGCCCGGCGGTCGCCAATCTGGCCCGCGAGCATCCCGACGTGGAGATTTCCCTCGACCTGCGGACCCGGCGGGACCTCGAACTGTGGATCGGCGGCAAGGAATACGACGTCGGCTTCGGCAACGTGCCGGTGCTTCATTCCTCGGTGCGCTCGATCCCCCTGGTACGGGTCCGTCTGGAGCTGCTGCTGCCGGTCGGCCATCCCCTGTGCAACCGCGAGCGGCTGACGGTCGAGGACTTGGCCGGCGAGGCGGTGATCGCGCAGTTCCCCGGCCTGCTGCTGCGCAAACAGATGGACGAGTTGTTCCACGCCAGCGAAATGCACATTTCCTACCGCCTGCAGACGTCGTCGTCGCAGATGGCCAGCCACCTGGTCGCCAATGGCGCCGGAGTGACGCTCATCGATCGCCTGAGTGCCGCCACCCTCGATCCGCGGGAGGTGGTTCTAAGGCCGCTCGATCCGGAACGCTGGGTGTCGTTCGGCGTCATCCTGCCCAAGAACGATGAAACCGAGCCCCTGACCGATCTGATGATCGAGTACCTGCGTCGCGAAATCGACGATCAGCTGGTCCCCGGCGTCGTGGAAAGGCCACGCGATTCCCGCGCCGTGACCGCTGGCGACGATTAG
- a CDS encoding NAD(P)-dependent oxidoreductase — translation MTVTTDKGRAAFIGLGNMGYPMAGHLVKAGYRVTVYNRTATKAKRWVAEYGGDIAATPKAAATGADFVFTCVGNDDDLCGVALGEAGVLAGLGEGAVYADHSTVSADVARTLDAAARARRGIAFLDAPISGGQAGAEKGALTIMVGGEEVAFAKAEPAMRAYGRAVTLMGPAGAGQLTKMVNQIAVVGVIQGLAEAVHFAKAAGLDVGRVIDVISKGAAQSWQMENRALTMAKDEFDFGFAVDWMRKDLGIVVDEARRNGASLPATAMIEQFYARLQAQGGGRWDSSALIKLLAGR, via the coding sequence ATGACGGTGACGACGGACAAGGGCAGGGCGGCATTCATCGGCCTCGGCAATATGGGCTATCCAATGGCCGGGCACCTGGTGAAGGCGGGATACCGAGTGACGGTCTACAATCGCACGGCAACCAAGGCCAAGCGTTGGGTCGCCGAGTACGGCGGAGACATTGCCGCGACGCCGAAGGCGGCTGCCACCGGCGCCGATTTCGTCTTCACCTGCGTCGGCAACGACGACGATCTGTGCGGCGTCGCCCTGGGCGAGGCGGGGGTGCTGGCGGGCCTGGGCGAGGGGGCCGTTTACGCCGATCACAGCACGGTATCGGCCGACGTCGCGCGCACGCTCGACGCGGCGGCACGGGCTCGGCGCGGCATCGCCTTCCTCGATGCCCCGATCTCGGGGGGCCAGGCGGGAGCCGAGAAGGGGGCGCTGACCATCATGGTGGGCGGCGAGGAGGTGGCGTTTGCCAAGGCCGAGCCGGCGATGCGGGCCTATGGCCGCGCCGTCACCCTGATGGGGCCGGCCGGGGCCGGCCAGCTCACCAAGATGGTCAACCAGATCGCCGTCGTCGGGGTCATCCAGGGATTGGCCGAGGCGGTGCATTTCGCCAAGGCGGCTGGCCTCGACGTTGGGCGCGTCATCGACGTCATCTCGAAGGGGGCGGCGCAGTCCTGGCAGATGGAAAACCGCGCCCTGACCATGGCCAAGGACGAATTCGATTTCGGCTTCGCGGTCGATTGGATGCGCAAGGACCTGGGCATCGTCGTCGACGAGGCGAGGCGCAACGGCGCCAGCCTGCCGGCGACCGCCATGATCGAGCAGTTCTACGCGCGTCTTCAGGCCCAGGGCGGCGGCCGCTGGGATTCCTCGGCCCTGATCAAGCTGCTGGCCGGCCGCTAG
- a CDS encoding type II toxin-antitoxin system VapC family toxin yields MIVLDTNVVSEPMRPNGAPGVLAWLDRQAAETLFLTATSLAELLVGIAALPDGRRKDGLDGALHDLLVKLFGPRILPFDQQAAKAYAPLVGRARANGRIISVADGQIAAIAAVRGFTVATRDVQPFIAAGVPVVNPWEEGA; encoded by the coding sequence ATGATCGTCCTCGATACCAACGTCGTCTCGGAGCCGATGAGGCCCAACGGCGCCCCCGGCGTGCTGGCGTGGCTTGATCGGCAGGCGGCCGAGACGCTGTTTTTGACGGCGACGAGCTTGGCGGAACTGTTGGTTGGTATCGCGGCCTTGCCGGACGGCAGGCGCAAGGACGGACTTGATGGCGCCTTGCACGACCTGCTGGTGAAACTGTTCGGACCGCGTATCCTGCCTTTCGATCAGCAGGCGGCGAAGGCTTATGCGCCCTTGGTCGGACGCGCTCGCGCCAACGGCCGCATCATCTCGGTGGCGGACGGCCAGATCGCCGCCATCGCGGCCGTGCGGGGCTTCACCGTGGCGACGCGGGATGTCCAGCCGTTCATCGCCGCCGGCGTGCCCGTCGTCAACCCGTGGGAAGAAGGGGCTTGA
- the dmeF gene encoding CDF family Co(II)/Ni(II) efflux transporter DmeF yields MHTHDISSWSHDHAFGQERVRAGERRSKVVIALTAVMMVAEIAAGVAFGSMALLADGLHMASHAVAIGITVVAYVYARRHAFDARYSFGTGKVNALAGFGSAVLLVCFAALMAWESSVRLVHPVAIAFDQAIVVAVLGLAVNAVSAVVLGHGHDHGEAHDDDDDDDHDHGHDHEHAHSQDHHHDHNLRAAYLHVIADALTSLLAIFALVAGKFLGLDWLDPLMGIAGAILVARWSWGLLRDTSRVLLDRQAPGAMREQVRAAIEGNGGDARLADLHLWSIGPGIYAAALAVVASAPETPDAYRRRLPAGLGLVHVTIEVQHCPHHGPAASEPV; encoded by the coding sequence ATGCATACCCACGATATCAGTTCCTGGAGCCACGATCACGCCTTCGGGCAGGAGCGCGTCCGTGCGGGCGAGCGCCGATCCAAGGTGGTCATCGCGCTCACCGCCGTCATGATGGTGGCCGAGATCGCCGCCGGCGTCGCCTTCGGATCGATGGCGCTGCTGGCCGACGGGTTGCACATGGCCTCGCACGCGGTGGCCATCGGCATCACCGTGGTGGCCTATGTCTATGCCCGCCGCCACGCCTTCGATGCCCGCTACAGCTTCGGCACCGGCAAGGTCAACGCCCTGGCCGGCTTCGGCAGTGCCGTTCTGCTGGTGTGTTTCGCGGCCCTGATGGCCTGGGAAAGCAGCGTCCGCCTGGTTCATCCCGTCGCCATCGCCTTCGACCAGGCGATCGTGGTGGCCGTCCTCGGCCTTGCCGTCAACGCGGTCAGCGCTGTCGTCCTCGGCCACGGGCACGATCATGGCGAAGCCCACGACGATGACGATGATGACGACCACGACCACGGACACGATCACGAGCATGCTCATAGCCAGGACCACCATCACGACCACAACCTCAGGGCCGCCTACCTGCACGTCATCGCCGACGCCCTGACCTCGCTGCTGGCCATCTTCGCCCTTGTCGCCGGCAAGTTCCTCGGTCTCGACTGGCTGGATCCGCTGATGGGCATCGCCGGCGCCATCCTTGTCGCCCGCTGGTCATGGGGCCTGCTGCGCGACACCTCCCGCGTGCTGCTCGACCGACAGGCCCCCGGGGCGATGCGCGAACAGGTGCGCGCCGCCATCGAGGGAAACGGCGGCGACGCCCGCCTCGCCGATCTCCACCTGTGGTCGATCGGCCCCGGCATCTACGCCGCCGCGCTGGCCGTGGTCGCCAGCGCGCCCGAGACCCCCGACGCCTACCGCCGGCGGCTGCCGGCCGGCCTCGGGCTGGTCCATGTCACCATCGAAGTGCAGCATTGCCCGCACCATGGGCCGGCGGCTAGCGAACCCGTTTAG
- the mazG gene encoding nucleoside triphosphate pyrophosphohydrolase, which translates to MRPTDHPDPLRRLLAIMARLRDPQAGCIWDIEQSFATIAPHTIEEAYEVADAIAQSDMAALREELGDLLLQVVFHAQMASEAGHFAFDDVAATICDKMIERHPHVFGDAEVASSAAQTRQWEAQKAEERRRKASANGQAAPSALDGVILALPALTRAIKIQNRAARVGFDWNAADQVLGKIREEAAEIAHEMATDAPSERLDDEVGDLLFACVNLARKLGIEPEGALRRGTAKFERRFRRVEALLAAAGRTPEMSDLDEMEALWGRAKAEERGGD; encoded by the coding sequence ATGCGCCCGACCGATCATCCCGATCCCCTTCGCCGTCTGCTCGCCATCATGGCCCGCCTGCGCGATCCCCAAGCGGGATGCATCTGGGACATCGAGCAGAGCTTCGCCACCATCGCGCCCCACACCATCGAGGAGGCCTACGAGGTGGCCGACGCCATCGCGCAGTCCGACATGGCGGCCCTGCGCGAGGAACTGGGCGACCTGCTGCTGCAGGTCGTCTTCCACGCCCAGATGGCGTCCGAGGCCGGTCACTTCGCCTTCGACGACGTGGCGGCGACCATCTGCGACAAGATGATCGAACGCCATCCCCACGTCTTCGGCGATGCCGAGGTGGCCTCGTCCGCCGCCCAGACCCGCCAATGGGAGGCCCAGAAGGCCGAGGAGCGCCGTCGCAAGGCCTCGGCCAACGGCCAGGCGGCGCCGAGCGCGCTCGATGGCGTCATCCTCGCCCTGCCCGCCCTGACCCGCGCCATCAAGATTCAAAACCGGGCCGCGCGCGTCGGTTTCGACTGGAACGCCGCCGATCAGGTCTTGGGCAAGATCCGGGAGGAAGCCGCCGAGATCGCCCACGAGATGGCCACCGACGCGCCGTCCGAACGTCTCGACGACGAGGTCGGCGACCTGCTGTTCGCCTGCGTCAACCTGGCCCGCAAGCTTGGCATCGAGCCGGAAGGCGCGCTTCGGCGCGGCACCGCCAAGTTCGAGCGCCGCTTCCGGCGCGTCGAGGCCCTGCTGGCGGCCGCCGGCCGCACCCCCGAGATGTCCGATCTCGACGAGATGGAGGCCTTGTGGGGCCGGGCCAAGGCCGAGGAACGCGGCGGCGACTGA